In Flavobacterium sp. CBA20B-1, one DNA window encodes the following:
- a CDS encoding glycosyltransferase family 2 protein, translating into MNITLLIPLLNEAESLPELHAWITKVMQQNNYSYELVFIDDGSTDDSWNIIETLSVTDAHVKGIRFQKNFGKSQALHAGFAMAKGDVVITMDADLQDSPDEIPSLYQMIVNDGYDLVSGWKKKRYDSVVSKNLPSKLFNWAARKTSGVQLNDFNCGLKAYSNKVVKNIDVYGEMHRYIPVLAKNAGFNKIGEKVVQHQARKYGVSKFGMNRFVNGFLDLITIWFLSKFGKRPMHLFGALGVIMFIVGFCSAAFIGIYKLYKLSVHEPAVLVANNPWFYISLTAMILGTQLFLAGFLGEIILRTKNNEPRYKISTKSNL; encoded by the coding sequence ATGAACATTACTTTACTAATTCCTTTACTGAACGAAGCGGAATCACTACCTGAATTACACGCTTGGATTACAAAAGTAATGCAACAAAACAACTATTCGTATGAATTGGTTTTTATTGATGACGGAAGCACCGATGACTCTTGGAACATTATTGAAACACTTTCTGTGACGGATGCCCATGTTAAAGGAATCCGTTTTCAGAAAAATTTCGGAAAATCGCAGGCTTTGCATGCTGGTTTTGCAATGGCAAAAGGCGATGTGGTTATTACAATGGATGCCGATTTGCAAGACAGCCCCGATGAAATTCCATCTTTATACCAAATGATTGTAAATGATGGGTACGATTTGGTTTCGGGCTGGAAAAAGAAACGGTACGACTCCGTTGTTTCTAAAAACCTTCCATCGAAATTGTTCAATTGGGCAGCTCGCAAAACTTCGGGTGTGCAACTAAATGATTTTAATTGCGGTTTAAAGGCTTACAGCAACAAAGTGGTAAAAAACATTGATGTGTATGGCGAAATGCACCGCTACATTCCCGTTTTGGCAAAAAATGCAGGTTTCAACAAAATCGGTGAAAAAGTAGTACAGCACCAAGCACGCAAATACGGCGTTTCAAAGTTTGGAATGAACCGGTTTGTAAACGGTTTTTTAGATTTAATTACTATTTGGTTTTTATCTAAATTCGGCAAAAGACCAATGCACTTGTTCGGAGCTTTGGGCGTAATCATGTTCATCGTTGGTTTTTGCAGTGCAGCCTTTATCGGCATCTATAAACTATACAAGCTTTCTGTGCACGAACCGGCTGTTTTGGTAGCAAACAATCCGTGGTTTTATATTTCGCTTACCGCCATGATATTAGGCACACAATTGTTTTTAGCAGGTTTCTTAGGAGAAATTATCCTTAGAACAAAAAACAACGAACCGCGTTATAAAATATCCACAAAAAGCAACTTATAA
- a CDS encoding DUF4199 domain-containing protein, whose translation MNIISKKTGLTFGFILMAYYVLVNLIVFFADYTLFVKSYLTIINIVVVLILGISCIWITKKRLKNRITFKEGFTAFFIMIVIGFLANYIIQYILFNFVNPEAKIVNNQLMIEMTQKIGKDLNLSEAEINEKISIVNNNADENFSLKTLFFNYAQTVLGASIAGLLIALTFKNKSEVSAQTNQ comes from the coding sequence ATGAATATTATAAGTAAAAAAACAGGTTTAACGTTTGGCTTTATTTTAATGGCTTATTATGTATTGGTAAACCTTATTGTTTTTTTTGCAGATTACACCTTGTTTGTGAAATCATACCTAACCATTATAAACATTGTGGTGGTACTGATTTTAGGAATTTCTTGTATATGGATAACTAAAAAACGTTTAAAAAATCGTATTACTTTTAAAGAAGGTTTTACTGCTTTTTTTATAATGATTGTTATAGGTTTCCTTGCAAACTATATTATTCAATATATATTGTTCAACTTTGTAAATCCAGAAGCAAAAATCGTGAATAATCAATTAATGATTGAAATGACGCAGAAAATTGGTAAAGATTTAAACTTGTCCGAAGCTGAAATTAACGAGAAAATCAGCATAGTGAACAATAATGCCGATGAAAATTTTTCTCTTAAAACCTTATTTTTCAATTATGCACAAACCGTTTTAGGTGCATCAATCGCAGGTTTATTAATTGCATTGACCTTTAAAAATAAATCAGAAGTTTCAGCACAAACCAACCAATAA
- a CDS encoding type B 50S ribosomal protein L31: MKQGIHPENYRLVAFKDMSNEDVFITKSTVETKETIEVDGVEYPVFKMEISRTSHPFYTGKSKLIDTAGRIDKFKNKYAKFKK; encoded by the coding sequence ATGAAACAAGGTATTCACCCAGAAAATTACAGATTAGTAGCGTTTAAAGATATGTCTAATGAAGACGTATTCATCACCAAGTCAACAGTTGAAACAAAAGAAACAATTGAAGTTGATGGAGTAGAGTATCCAGTGTTTAAAATGGAGATTTCGCGCACGTCGCACCCATTCTATACAGGTAAATCTAAATTAATTGATACAGCAGGTCGTATCGATAAATTCAAAAACAAATACGCTAAATTCAAAAAATAA
- a CDS encoding GlmU family protein, whose product MNYILYDGSVRNNLLPFTFTRPVADIRIGILTIREKWEKYLGTTTTTVTEEYLSDKFPMVEMAENVMINASFCPNEVLVEMIQFLQPKQAIVKNDEIIAFFTTDEQEEVVFEDYELLEIEADCLQIEHTWDIFQKNDQAIREDFELLTQDRKSQPIPSTVNVLGSENIFIEEGAVLNFCTLNATTGPIYIGKDAEIMEGSVIRGPFALCEHAQVKLATKIYGATTVGPHSRVGGEINNSVLFAYSNKGHDGFLGNAVLGEWCNIGADSNNSNLKNNYESVKLWNYESERFENTGLQFCGLMMGDHSKCGINTMFNTGTVVGVAANIFGAGFPRNYIPNFTWGGAQGTQAYLPKKAFETAKIVMSRRNVDFTDLDEAILTHVFNETKEWQK is encoded by the coding sequence ATGAACTACATACTATACGACGGATCGGTGCGCAACAATTTGTTGCCTTTTACATTTACACGACCTGTTGCCGATATACGCATTGGAATTTTAACTATTCGCGAAAAATGGGAAAAATATTTAGGAACTACCACCACTACGGTAACCGAAGAATATTTGTCTGATAAATTTCCAATGGTTGAAATGGCAGAAAATGTAATGATAAATGCATCGTTTTGTCCCAACGAAGTTTTGGTTGAGATGATTCAGTTTTTGCAACCCAAGCAGGCGATTGTAAAAAACGATGAAATTATTGCATTCTTTACGACTGACGAACAAGAAGAAGTGGTTTTTGAAGATTATGAACTGCTAGAAATCGAAGCAGATTGTTTACAAATAGAGCATACTTGGGATATTTTTCAGAAAAACGATCAAGCAATTCGTGAGGATTTTGAATTGCTTACACAAGACCGTAAATCGCAACCTATTCCTTCAACAGTGAACGTGTTGGGTAGTGAAAATATTTTTATTGAAGAAGGTGCTGTATTAAACTTTTGCACCCTAAATGCCACAACAGGACCTATTTATATTGGAAAAGATGCCGAAATTATGGAAGGATCTGTAATTCGTGGACCTTTTGCATTGTGCGAGCATGCACAAGTGAAATTGGCAACAAAAATTTATGGTGCCACAACGGTTGGTCCGCATTCTCGTGTGGGTGGCGAAATTAATAATTCGGTTCTTTTTGCGTATTCCAACAAAGGTCATGATGGTTTTCTAGGAAATGCTGTTTTGGGTGAATGGTGTAATATTGGTGCTGATAGCAACAATTCTAACCTTAAAAATAATTATGAATCGGTGAAGTTATGGAATTACGAAAGTGAACGTTTTGAAAATACCGGTTTGCAGTTTTGTGGTTTAATGATGGGCGATCACAGCAAGTGTGGTATCAATACCATGTTTAACACAGGTACTGTGGTTGGTGTGGCTGCCAATATTTTTGGTGCAGGTTTCCCAAGAAATTACATTCCAAATTTCACATGGGGTGGTGCACAAGGCACACAAGCCTATTTGCCAAAAAAAGCGTTTGAAACCGCAAAAATTGTTATGAGTCGCAGAAATGTTGACTTTACCGATTTAGACGAAGCTATATTAACCCATGTTTTTAATGAAACTAAAGAGTGGCAGAAATAA
- a CDS encoding DUF4268 domain-containing protein gives MFSKEEALQIKKDFWTGFAEAYPRKWLLHNTKIKDVAFKFFVDNKTAQVALEIEPKDDEKRKIYFEKIESLKTILLEEFLEDAIFERNYYLPNGKLISRIWVDIDKKVSVNNKATWEEIYEFFAEKMGSFELFFYEYEDYIKDLEINT, from the coding sequence ATGTTTAGTAAAGAAGAAGCACTACAAATAAAAAAAGATTTCTGGACAGGGTTTGCAGAAGCTTATCCCCGCAAATGGTTGTTGCACAACACCAAGATAAAAGACGTTGCCTTTAAGTTTTTTGTGGACAACAAAACGGCGCAGGTAGCATTGGAAATTGAACCAAAAGACGATGAAAAACGCAAAATTTACTTTGAAAAAATAGAATCGCTAAAAACGATTTTGTTGGAAGAATTTTTAGAGGATGCTATTTTTGAACGCAATTATTATTTGCCCAATGGAAAATTAATCAGCCGAATTTGGGTTGATATCGATAAAAAAGTGAGTGTGAACAACAAAGCAACTTGGGAAGAAATTTATGAATTTTTCGCAGAAAAAATGGGAAGTTTTGAGTTGTTTTTCTACGAATATGAAGATTATATTAAAGATTTAGAAATTAACACCTAA
- a CDS encoding NUDIX hydrolase — translation MQFDQFLEKINVVVSQPLFALDAHLKMAPLERIQYLQNYDYSAQNPKASAVLSLFYPKNNAAHLLLIVRSSYPGVHSSQIAFPGGKRELTDKDLQETALRETTEEVGVAASEIEIVKQWSDIYIPPSNFMVSSFMGISKNTPQFILQPDEVSAVIELPVSELLSDALVQNVEMTTSYATNISVPAFVIEEHIVWGATAMILSEIKETLKVVF, via the coding sequence ATGCAATTCGATCAATTTTTAGAAAAAATCAATGTTGTGGTTTCCCAACCTTTGTTTGCTCTTGATGCCCATTTAAAAATGGCACCGTTAGAGCGTATTCAATACCTTCAAAATTACGATTATTCTGCTCAAAATCCTAAAGCATCTGCGGTTTTAAGTTTGTTTTATCCAAAAAACAATGCGGCTCATTTGTTACTCATTGTTCGCTCATCCTATCCCGGGGTGCATTCCTCGCAAATTGCTTTTCCAGGTGGAAAAAGAGAGTTGACCGACAAAGATTTGCAGGAAACTGCCTTGAGAGAAACCACAGAAGAGGTGGGTGTTGCCGCTTCAGAAATCGAAATTGTGAAACAATGGAGTGATATTTATATTCCGCCGAGCAATTTTATGGTGTCGTCGTTTATGGGTATTTCCAAAAACACACCACAATTTATCTTACAGCCCGATGAGGTGAGTGCTGTGATTGAACTGCCCGTTTCCGAGCTCTTAAGTGATGCATTAGTGCAAAACGTGGAAATGACCACATCATATGCCACCAATATTTCGGTGCCGGCTTTTGTGATTGAAGAACATATTGTGTGGGGGGCAACCGCCATGATATTGAGCGAAATAAAAGAAACATTGAAAGTGGTGTTTTAA